A window of the Plasmodium vivax chromosome 12, whole genome shotgun sequence genome harbors these coding sequences:
- a CDS encoding U2 snRNP auxiliary factor, putative (encoded by transcript PVX_117025A), with amino-acid sequence MWRKAVGSYFGGKGDAKEDEDAAADADKPNNEAADADKPNNEAADANPTEEQKEAKEEPKEKEEVPKPSTTRRGRPSTRKGTKGQDSKGEKGASENKDAPDEKGKDGSGGSGGSGESGVNGGAGNAGGSEANQGEANGSVPKEGSGDAGENAGEKAEEARSVKKKKTNKEEEAQPQLSQQSQQSHQEPPLEAEEGANEARSKRRSESRDKKNEPTEKESAAGNNPSDEKKAKEKSREKASSDLQEKMKIIKEKLKSSELSQGASIEKHKNKEEGRSREEGRSREEGRSKRKHKDVPSSSDEAHSSKRKRRSGERGMEERGENVSRHRHRSRERERNEEGDRERDRERERDREGERSLERIRSKDMARSRGRHRSRSRHRSRSRGRHRSRSRHRSRSRSRGRHRSRHRSRRGRDRSKRLSNSDSDSSSDERHHRHHHKSRRRRKRSSRNSSDREHSSGSTGNRNEYDRKDRSSSSERRSKESRKKKKTKWDTVDENLLKNNLLDSSANGLLQQQNLALANGLGPNNKVSPLGRNPYEVEGDKKQRKLYIGNIPPNSKQEELIDFFNNTLASIIKDSSLEIKIGDIVLLPILKCEIFNVESRFCFLEFRSLEITWLCLRLDAISFNNYCLRIARPHDFVPPPGGDPALTVVFTDINHEVFEMVKPVKIAPVRSTGDDDNKLYIQNLPHDLRDDQIRDLLQQFGKLKGFNIIKDLNTGLNKGYGFFEYEDSNCTPIAMHALNGFVCGQNILNVKKATFGKSQNSTQNANTISLPTGSVDLPVSLLPNSISQKILSNSIIGLQIQASRKIGEKSSRVVQLTNAVFQEDLLIDSQYEEILRDIKEEAEKYGPLQNIVIPKPSKDLSYTEGVGKIFLHYADETTARKAQYMFNGRLFEKRVVCAAFYSEEKFLAGKYVLS; translated from the coding sequence ATGTGGAGGAAAGCAGTCGGAAGCTACTTCGGCGGTAAGGGCGACGCCAAGGAAGACGAGGACGCAGCCGCGGATGCAGATAAGCCAAATAACGAAGCAGCAGATGCAGATAAACCAAATAATGAAGCGGCAGATGCGAATCCTACGGAAGAACAGAAGGAAGCCAAAGAGGAaccgaaggagaaggaggaggttCCCAAGCCAAGTACAACTCGAAGGGGAAGGCCCTCCACAAGGAAAGGGACCAAGGGCCAGGATagcaagggggaaaaaggcgcATCGGAAAATAAGGACGCGCCTGacgaaaaaggcaaagatGGCAGTGGTGGcagcggtggaagcggtgagAGCGGTGTGAACGGTGGCGCTGGTAATGCTGGCGGAAGTGAAGCGAAccagggagaagcaaatggcAGCGTCCCAAAGGAAGGGAGCGGGGACGCAGGCGAGAACGCAGGCGAGAAAGCGGAGGAGGCCAGAAgtgtgaaaaagaagaaaaccaacaaagaggaggaggcaCAACCGCAACTATCGCAGCAATCGCAGCAATCGCATCAGGAACCGCCGCTTGAAGCGGAAGAGGGCGCGAACGAGGCACGCAGCAAAAGACGCAGCGAGTCGcgcgataaaaaaaacgagccAACTGAAAAGGAAAGCGCAGCCGGAAACAACCCGTCAGATGAAAAGAaggcaaaggagaaaagtcGCGAAAAGGCAAGCAGCGACCTGCAGgaaaagatgaaaataattaaggAGAAGCTCAAGTCGAGCGAGCTCAGTCAGGGGGCAAGCATAGAAAAGCACAAGAATAAGGAGGAGGGGCGCAGTAGAGAAGAGGGACGCAGCAGGGAAGAGGGGCGAAGCAAAAGAAAGCACAAGGATGTGCCATCAAGCAGCGACGAAGCCCACTcttcgaaaaggaagaggcgaAGCGGAGAAAGGGGCATGGAAGAGAGGGGCGAAAATGTGAGTAGGCACCGACATAGGAGCAGAGAAAGGGAGAGGAACGAAGAAGGGGATAGAGAGAGAGAtagagaaagagaaagagacagagagggggagaggagcTTGGAAAGAATTCGAAGCAAGGATATGGCCAGGAGCAGAGGCAGGCAccgaagcagaagcagacACAGGAGCCGAAGCAGAGGAAGGCACCGAAGCAGAAGTAGACACCGCAgtagaagcagaagcagaggCAGGCATAGAAGCAGACACAGAAGCAGACGCGGAAGAGATAGGAGCAAGCGGTTAAGTAACAGCGATAGCGACAGCAGCAGTGATGAGAGGCATCACCGCCATCACCACAAgtcaagaagaagaagaaaaagaagctcCAGAAATAGTAGTGATAGAGAACACTCCAGTGGAAGCACAGGAAATAGAAACGAATATGACAGGAAGGACAGATCATCTTCTAGCGAAAGGAGAAGTAAAGagagtaggaaaaaaaaaaaaacaaaatgggatacggtagatgaaaatttattgaaaaataatttgctaGATAGCAGTGCCAATGGGCTACTGCAGCAGCAAAATTTAGCCCTAGCTAACGGATTGGGGCCAAATAACAAAGTGAGCCCATTAGGTAGAAATCCATACGAAGTGGAAGGAGATaagaagcaaagaaaattatacatCGGTAATATTCCTCCCAACTCTAAACAGGAAGAGTTAATAGATTTTTTCAACAACACCTTAGCATCAATTATAAAAGACTCCAgtttggaaataaaaataggagACATTGTATTACTGCCAATTTTAAAGTGTGAAATATTTAACGTCGAATCTAGATTTTGTTTTCTAGAATTTAGAAGCCTTGAAATTACATGGCTTTGTCTTAGGCTAGATGCCATTTCgtttaataattattgctTACGGATAGCCAGACCACATGATTTCGTTCCACCCCCAGGAGGGGACCCAGCACTGACAGTCGTATTTACAGATATCAACCACGAAGTATTCGAAATGGTGAAGCCGGTAAAAATCGCTCCAGTTAGAAGCACAGGAGATGATGACAACAAATTGTATATACAGAATTTGCCCCACGATTTGAGAGATGATCAGATAAGAGACCTCCTACAGCAGTTTGGGAAACTAAAAGGATTTAACATTATAAAAGATCTTAACACTGGATTGAATAAAGGCTATGGCTTCTTCGAATATGAAGATAGTAACTGCACACCTATTGCGATGCACGCTTTGAATGGCTTTGTGTGCGGGCAGAACATACTTAACGTAAAAAAAGCTACATTCGGAAAAAGCCAAAATAGTACGCAAAATGCAAACACGATAAGTTTACCTACTGGTAGTGTCGATTTGCCAGTGTCACTTTTGCCAAATtccatttcgcaaaaaattCTGAGCAATTCCATCATAGGATTGCAAATTCAGGCGTCCAGAAAAATTGGCGAAAAATCCTCTCGAGTGGTTCAACTCACCAATGCTGTTTTTCAGGAGGATTTACTTATCGATAGTCAGTATGAGGAAATATTAAGGGATATTAAGGAAGAAGCTGAAAAATATGGGCCCCTTCAAAACATTGTAATTCCAAAGCCAAGTAAAGATTTGTCCTACACGGAAGGCGTCggcaaaatttttcttcattacGCGGATGAAACTACGGCCAGGAAGGCCCAGTACATGTTTAATGGCAGACTGTTCGAGAAGAGAGTGGTATGCGCTGCGTTCTACTCGGAGGAGAAGTTCCTGGCGGGGAAGTACGTCCTCTCCTAG
- a CDS encoding RNA helicase-1, putative (encoded by transcript PVX_117030A): MSTKDEKFTNENDIEGNTEEIVDTFDALGLNEKLLRGIYSYGFEKPSAIQQRGIKPILNGYDTIGQAQSGTGKTATFVISSLQLINYDYVACQALILAPTRELAQQIQKVVLALGDYLKVKCHACVGGTVVREDIDKLKQGVHMVVGTPGRVYDMIDKRHLGVDRLKLFILDEADEMLSRGFKAQIYEVFKKLVPDIQVALFSATMPQEILELTTRFMRDPKTILVKKDELTLEGIRQFYVAVEKEEWKLDTLCDLYETLTITQSIIYCNTRKKVDILTQEMHNRLFTVSCMHGDMDQKDRDLIMREFRSGSTRVLVTTDLLARGIDVQQVSLVINYDLPCSPDTYIHRIGRSGRFGRKGVAINFVTNDDKEKDKLKKIESYYSTQIEEMPLEVADYL; the protein is encoded by the exons atgagCACCAAGGACGAAAAATTTACCAACGAAAATGACATTGAAGGAAACACTGAAGAAATCGTTGACACATTTGACGCACTTGGtttgaatgaaaaattattaagaGGTATTTACTCGTACGGTTTTGAAAAACCATCAGCCATTCAGCAAAGAGGTATTAAGCCAATATTGAATGGCTACGACACGATTGGTCAGGCACAATCTGGAACGGGAAAGACGGCCACCTTCGTCATTTCTTCTCTGCAGTTAATTAACTACGACTATGTTGCTTGCCAGGCTTTAATTTTGGCCCCAACCCGTGAGTTGGCTCAGCAAATTCAGAAG GTTGTGCTGGCCCTGGGAGACTACCTCAAGGTGAAGTGCCACGCGTGCGTCGGAGGAACCGTCGTGCGAGAAGACATCGACAAACTGAAGCAGGGTGTGCACATGGTTGTGGGAACCCCAGGTAGAGTGTACGATATGATTGACAAGAGGCACTTGGGAGTGGATAGGCTGAAGCTGTTCATTTTGGATGAGGCAGACGAAATGCTCTCCAGAGGATTTAAGGCCCAGATATATGAAGTGTTTAAAAAGTTGGTCCCAGATATCCAGGTCGCCCTCTTCTCTGCCACCATGCCACAGGAAATTTTAGAGCTGACCACCAGATTTATGAGAGACCCCAAAACGATTTTGGTTAAAAAGGACGAGTTAACCTTGGAAGGTATCCGACAGTTTTACGTGGCtgtggaaaaggaagaatggAAATTAGACACCCTATGTGATTTGTATGAAACGCTAACCATCACCCAGAGTATTATTTATTGTAACACCAGAAAAAAGGTCGACATTTTAACCCAGGAAATGCACAACCGACTCTTTACCGTATCCTGCATGCATGGTGATATGGACCAGAAGGATAGAGATCTAATTATGAGAGAGTTTAGGTCTGGCTCCACAAGAGTTTTGGTCACCACCGATTTGTTAGCCAGAGGTATTGATGTGCAGCAAGTATCCCTAGTCATTAACTACGACTTGCCCTGCTCGCCCGACACGTACATCCACAGAATTGGTCGTTCGGGTCGATTCGGTCGTAAGGGAGTCGCCATCAACTTCGTCACCAACGACGACAAGGAGAAGGACAAGTTGAAGAAAATCGAGTCCTACTACAGCACACAAATTGAGGAGATGCCTTTGGAG gtTGCGGACTATTTGTaa
- a CDS encoding hypothetical protein, conserved (encoded by transcript PVX_117035A), with product MNMQREEKKKKKKKKKKFLNKLKSFFHILRTKFWNVGRCKRNRRVSILYYNDDEYISENKSNIIVRVFLSPVWSFLRNKTKATIGRLLKWGGFFYIWENAALFLPFQNGRNRKKTKDLEEEQNQAILRKLDRCVFLYPITDNLSNKHMIQICKNYLTNMLFYVHNWGSTNGEVNYKECKEIAKMKKLFIHKVNNLKAFNAENNLYISDDSLINKIMVRDSRATHHHYHRNEMKEASNFCKIRKYEQECVKTCYIPNGNPLRSSNNGEYICMHYKNRHQLIFRVIINRLGTFYFFVFFTSFLLQQMYHFRTNNYTYFALSFFVLFFFSALKDLHTIAQRIGTERGVNAKMCRRVTPVGLVDVPCAEVKVGDVLYLEENEESPADMVLLKCSHDDVYVCSKNLDGKTDLKMRKSLLLTSYLPNIYDMFRLKIKVMIEKPHKRLDKMNGLFILSNYHSFVKSMYSDLACLQNTFFKSATGKFHHASEVFNYLIEDTYIEKAYKCVDFLIRRSAVPFGEPSVGGAFTSPPPEGSTTTPAGGIATNGKATHLDRTPSNDFVNRGAEPQDTHFENYISKFHSQSSSPIVGDESEENYKEQIGTENVIWCGSKIVRGKVYGLVAYAGADKKTSILVSRAKNISEGECKAKWRALQMWLFLVLSVCLYLCLQEERPLGTSPLISFVRYFLLLLPYTPYVNNMYAYLMSKISFYMLRKRKAIPKFSLLNFDIVDRISSTSFLLCDKEEVVSGEGLKLRGVHFLLGELEDKSGGRSGGRNGERCGGRNGDRSGGRIGDGSDDRKGNLPYWRCLLQALLNLVDFNPYLCAPPTEGPQKNGALLKNIDRYGLPLGGRNKGDKTDKLYRTIISDILNYTTDKSNKIFLTLLCMLFCNVAMVSGRGVKKKNEKERTLHSKWDSIYSPCLEENIFINFVKSCGMDVFRKDDSKIAVGILTPTITHNKKGKNETHSVGKNSRDKGREKNVCNGSNERSSERRGKKKKKKKNYEQVRQKCWNFKNSLQNGGIFKMSNVAEKVDRGEVKCERFHVGNNEGEERPGGSGDSGSGRRGGLSDEFSGGYNSGCGKGRAARNGRRERCRPGSGDQKGKNKRVKTYNFDMIDALSLDCNGQVICTLISYNEKIFYLVKGPGEKIANMLSCERGKKKLRSISRPFCAKGFRVVVFACREVAQNELDEYKRVSSEQGKKLFFKNVFASNVDVLAIATLKDGINANAKKCMDLFKRAKIKTWILSGEKKDSVIATSTSLQLLNERNYVCHLSRRRLTRMVRSRMGTLHTLQSSPLSGIYTSCDFHLGAPSPSGGLTLRRGTLPMCNICNADYGRCDHNEYLMQTNRSSHKLVLPRPDAIHEMCASNGRVNTGEVDNNQTANCFGAELEPTGQTCGDTNSVFFHPPVGTVQPKRAAKKISPREDGALSNALSEMLHQFSCPFGEAEKKGKLEGGSVQFGRESPADKQNEQHLDRTSDTQRNPRKVPPLQNCVYIVKGDIIDYYLKHGKREFMRALTLSRCALFYDCNSIQKGKIARCLRSAADGKHGGGLICSVGNHAKDLNMFNEADIAIRVNKHSGTNVSNLYADMEVQSFEDLSCIFFLYGYRISENVHSLVVASYYRGFTFLFLQFFFSYFFASWLSILSNICLLTFFAFLFIITFVTIATTQNDDAWVGHSGGANYHLLRRNALRRGDLQGRLFSLKWLCAAMWVALYQAFVLFMRGYCADYGWGGLPSCANPLGRLPTLQDHRYLLGVHNEMYVFPPLFITHLLHSLLFLPAAKRNSYFLLLAALFILFLIAHKMVLSALHHSHLAYFFKFDFAFFAYTAVTLGIVNVPIVIYYVFLKCTAWGAKSAVRHMKRSFESLCSGAHQIVHIGSVSSSLDAVPSFCE from the exons ATGAATATGCAAagagaggagaagaagaaaaaaaaaaaaaaaaaaaaaaaattcctaaaCAAGTTGAAAagttttttccatattttaaGGACAAAATTCTGGAATGTAGGAAGATGCAAGAGGAATAGGAGAGTGTccatattatattataatgacGATGAATATATAagcgaaaataaaagcaacATCATCGTGAGGGTGTTCCTTTCCCCCGTGTGGTCATTCCTCCGGAACAAGACAAAGGCAACCATAGGGAGGTTgttaaaatggggaggatTTTTCTACATATGGGAAAATGCAGCGCTCTTTTTGCCgtttcaaaatggaaggaataggaaaaaaacaaaagatctggaagaggaacaaaatcaAGCCATCCTACGTAAGCTAGACCGATGCGTTTTCCTATACCCGATAACGGATAACCTCTCCAACAAACACATGAtacaaatatgcaaaaattatttaacgaACATGTTATTTTATGTGCACAATTGGGGCAGCACTAATGGGGAAGTAAATTACAAGGAGTGTAaagaaattgcaaaaatgaaaaagttgtTTATCCATAAGGTTAACAATTTAAAGGCCTTCAACGCAGAAAATAATCTCTACATTAGTGACGATTCTttgataaacaaaattatggtTCGAGACAGTAGGGCCACACACCATCATTATCACAGAAACGAAATGAAGGAGGCGagtaatttttgcaaaattaggAAGTACGAGCAAGAGTGTGTGAAGACGTGCTACATCCCAAATGGGAACCCTCTACGGAGTAGCAACAATGGAGAGTATATTTGTATGCACTACAAGAACAGACATCAGTTAATATTTCGCGTGATTATTAACCGGCTGGGaacattttacttttttgttttttttacatccttTTTGCTTCAACAGATGTATCATTTTAGGACAAATAATTACACATACTTTGCTCTTAGTTTTttcgtcctcttcttcttttctgcgTTGAAAGATCTTCACACGATCGCTCAGCGGATTGGCACCGAGCGGGGGGTGAACGCTAAGATGTGCAGGCGAGTCACTCCTGTTGGTTTGGTGGATGTCCCTTGTGCGGAGGTTAAG GTGGGTGACGTGCTCTACCTTgaagaaaacgaagaaaGCCCCGCAGACATGGTCCTCCTAAAGTGCAGCCACGACGACGTGTACGTGTGTTCAAAAAACCTGGACGGAAAGACGGACctcaaaatgaggaagagcCTTCTGCTTACGTCTTACTTACCAAATATTTATGACATGTTCaggttaaaaataaaagtgatGATTGAAAAACCGCATAAACGGCTGGACAAAATGAACGGCTTGTTTATTCTTTCGAATTACCACTCCTTTGTTAAGAGTATGTACAGCGACTTGGCATGTTTGcaaaacacatttttcaaaagtgCCACTGGAAAGTTTCATCATGCGAGTGAGGTTTTTAATTACCTCATTGAAGACACCTACATTGAGAAGGCCTACAAATGTGTGGATTTTCTCATACGGCGGTCTGCAGTCCCTTTCGGGGAGCCATCTGTCGGGGGTGCCTTCACAAGTCCGCCCCCCGAGGGGAGTACAACTACCCCAGCTGGAGGAATAGCCACCAATGGAAAGGCCACCCATCTTGACCGCACCCCCAGCAACGACTTCGTCAACCGAGGAGCCGAACCACAGGACACCCATTTCGAAAACTACATCAGTAAGTTCCACTCCCAAAGTTCATCACCCATCGTAGGGGACGAAAGTGAAGAAAACTACAAAGAGCAAATAGGAACAGAAAATGTCATCTGGTGTGGTAGCAAGATTGTGCGGGGGAAAGTATATGGCCTTGTCGCCTACGCAGGGGCAGATAAAAAAACGAGCATTCTAGTGAGCagggcaaaaaatatatcagaAGGGGAGTGTAAAGCCAAGTGGAGAGCATTGCAGATGTGGCTATTTCTGGTATTAAGCGTATGTCTCTACTTGTGCTTACAAGAAGAACGTCCACTTGGAACAAGCCCATTGATCAGCTTTGTTAGGTACTTCCTCCTGCTACTCCCATACACGCCCTACGTTAATAATATGTACGCCTACTTAATGAGCAAAATTTCGTTTTATATGTTACGGAAGCGAAAAGCCATTCCGAAGTTCTCTCTGCTTAACTTTGACATCGTCGATCGGATTAGCAGCACGTCTTTTCTGTTGTGCGACAAGGAGGAGGTGGTCAGTGGGGAGGGGCTGAAGCTTCGCGGGGTGCACTTTCTGCTTGGCGAGTTGGAAGACAAGAGTGGGGGGCGTAGCGGTGGTCGTAATGGCGAACGTTGCGGTGGCCGTAATGGTGATCGTAGTGGTGGTCGCATTGGCGATGGAAGCGATGACCGCAAGGGCAACCTTCCCTACTGGAGATGCCTCTTGCAAGCACTCCTAAACCTTGTCGACTTCAACCCCTACTTGTGCGCGCCCCCCACAGAGGGGCCACAGAAAAACGGCGCACTTTTGAAAAACATAGACCGGTACGGCCTCCCACTGGGCGGCAGAAACAAAGGAGACAAAACGGACAAGCTGTACAGAACAATCATCAGTGATATCTTAAATTACACCACGGACAAATcgaacaaaatatttttaacccTCCTGTGCATGCTATTTTGCAATGTAGCAATGGTTAGCGGAAgaggggttaaaaaaaaaaatgaaaaagagcGCACGCTTCATTCAAAGTGGGATTCCATTTACTCCCCATGCCTGGaggaaaacattttcataaaCTTTGTGAAGTCTTGCGGAATGGACGTTTTTAGAAAAGATGATTCCAAAATCGCCGTCGGAATTTTAACTCCCACGATTACAcacaacaaaaaagggaaaaacgaaacacACAGTGTGGGTAAAAATAGCAGGGACAaagggagggagaaaaatgtgtgcaatgGCTCGAATGAACGATCTTCggagaggagggggaaaaaaaaaaaaaaaaaaaaaaattatgaacaggtcaggcaaaaatgctggaattttaaaaactcaCTACAGAATGGcggcatttttaaaatgtccaACGTGGCGGAAAAGGTAGACAGGGGGGAGGTGAAATGTGAGCGATTCCACGTGGGTAATaacgagggggaggaacgTCCAGGAGGTAGCGGTGATAGCGGTAGCGGAAGAAGAGGCGGGCTTAGCGACGAGTTTAGCGGCGGGTACAACAGCGGCTGTGGGAAAGGCCGCGCCGCGAGAAATGGCCGACGCGAGCGTTGCCGCCCAGGCAGTGGGgaccaaaagggaaaaaataaaagggtgAAGACGTACAACTTTGACATGATAGACGCATTGTCTCTCGACTGTAATGGCCAAGTCATATGCACCCTCATCTCgtacaatgaaaaaatattctactTAGTTAAGGGGCCTGgcgaaaaaattgctaacATGTTGTCttgcgaaaggggaaaaaagaaactgaGGTCGATTTCAAGGCCCTTTTGTGCCAAAGGCTTTCGCGTAGTTGTTTTTGCCTGCAGAGAAGTTGCACAGAACGAATTAGATGAATACAAAAGGGTGAGCAGCGAACAGGGAAagaagcttttttttaaaaatgtattcgCTAGCAATGTGGATGTGCTAGCCATTGCGACGCTGAAGGATGGGATTAACGCTAAtgctaaaaaatgtatggatttgtttaaaagagcgaaaataaaaacgtggATCCTCTctggggagaagaaggacagTGTTATAGCTACCTCCACGTCTTTACAGCTGCTGAACGAAAGGAATTACGTTTGTCACCTGAGTAGGAGAAGGCTCACACGGATGGTAAGGAGCAGAATGGGGACACTCCATACACTCCAGAGTAGTCCCCTATCGGGTATCTACACCAGCTGTGATTTCCACTTGGGGGCACCATCTCCCAGTGGGGGTCTAACACTGCGAAGGGGGACGCTACCCATGTGCAACATCTGCAATGCAGACTATGGCAGATGCGATCACAACGAGTATCTTATGCAAACGAATAGAAGTTCACACAAATTGGTTCTGCCCAGACCGGATGCGATCCACGAAATGTGCGCTTCCAACGGGAGGGTCAACACGGGCGAAGTGGACAACAATCAAACTGCAAACTGCTTTGGAGCCGAATTGGAGCCTACCGGACAGACGTGTGGAGACACTAACAgtgtttttttccaccccccagTTGGAACAGTCCAACCAAAGAGGGCGGCTAAAAAGATTTCTCCACGAGAGGATGGAGCTTTATCAAATGCACTGAGCGAAATGCTGCACCAGTTTAGCTGCCCCTTTGGAGAGGccgagaaaaaagggaagcttGAGGGGGGGAGTGTCCAATTTGGTAGGGAAAGCCCAGCTGACAAGCAAAACGAACAGCACCTCGACCGAACGAGTGATACGCAAAGGAATCCCCGTAAggttccccccctgcagaacTGCGTGTACATCGTCAAGGGAGACATAATTGACTACTACTTAAAACACGGGAAGAGGGAATTCATGAGGGCATTAACCCTATCTCGGTGCGCCCTCTTCTACGACTGCAACTCTatccaaaaggggaaaatagcCAGATGTCTGCGCAGTGCAGCAGATGGGAAGCATGGGGGTGGCCTTATATGCTCAGTAGGAAACCATGCGAAGGACTTAAACATGTTCAACGAGGCAGATATAGCTATCCGGGTGAATAAGCATAGCGGCACTAATGTGAGCAACCTCTACGCAGATATGGAGGTGCAATCATTTGAAGACCTTagttgtatattttttttatatggtTACAGAATTAGTGAGAATGTTCATTCTTTGGTTGTGGCTAGCTATTACAGAGGATTTACATtcctatttttacaattttttttttcttacttttTCGCTAGTTGGCTATCCATCTTGTCCAACATTTGCCTGCTCacctttttcgcctttttgtTCATCATCACTTTTGTGACGATTGCCACCACGCAGAATGATGATGCGTGGGTAGGGCACTCTGGTGGGGCTAACTACCACCTGTTGAGGAGAAATGCACTACGAAGAGGGGATTTACAAGGAAGGTTGTTTTCCCTAAAATGGCTTTGTGCTGCCATGTGGGTGGCCCTATACCAGGCCTTTGTCCTCTTCATGCGGGGTTATTGTGCGGACTACGGGTGGGGTGGTCTCCCCAGTTGTGCTAATCCGCTAGGGCGCCTCCCCACTCTACAAGACCACCGCTACCTCCTCGGTGTGCATAACGAAATGTACGTGTTTCCTCCCTTATTCATCACGCACCTGTTGCACAGTCTGCTTTTCCTTCCTGCCGCAAAACGGAATTCTTATTTCCTCCTGCTTGCAGCcctattcattttatttttaatcgCCCACAAAATGGTGTTAAGCGCACTACATCACTCTCACTTGgcctattttttcaaatttgatttcgccttttttgcaTACACTGCTGTCACTCTTGGCATTGTTAACGTGCCgattgttatatattatgtgtTTTTAAAGTGCACAGCGTGGGGGGCAAAGTCGGCAGTTAGGCATATGAAGCGCTCTTTTGAAAGTCTGTGTTCTGGTGCGCATCAAATTGTTCATATTGGGAGTGTCAGTTCTTCCCTCGATGCCGTTCCCTCCTTTTGTGAGTAA
- a CDS encoding derlin-2, putative (encoded by transcript PVX_117040A), which translates to MVQLGELLSTIPLITRLYLILSSILMVLCSLDVISPLSLYLNWNLVLTEHQYWRLITCFLYFGSFGLHFFWDAYVLIYYCSSLEDVTFRNNSADFLWMIIVSCMMLLAVSYLFGGVYFYSSCIINVITYVWSKNNSSTRLTIFFFTIKASYLPWVLTLLSLIVDYNSNDNFFGILVGHIYFFFTNVFPLMPVAKNTQIFKTPQIL; encoded by the exons atggttcaGTTGGGCGAGCTCCTCAGCACAATTCCGCTAATAACTCGCTTATACCTCATCCTCTCCTCCATTCTGATGGTCCTATGCTCCCTGGACGTCATATCCCCCTTGAGCTTATACCTAAATTGGAACTTAGTCTTGACTGAGCATCAG TACTGGAGACTCATCACCTGCTTCTTGTACTTCGGGTCCTTTGGGCTTCATTTCTTTTGGGATGCCTACGTTTT AATATACTACTGCAGCTCACTGGAAGATGTTACCTTTAGGAATAACTCGGCCGACTTCCTCTGGATGATTATTGTGTCCTGCATGATGCTGCTG GCCGTTTCGTACCTTTTCGGGGGGGTGTACTTTTACAGCAGCTGCATAATAAATGTGATCACCTATGTGTGGAGCAAGAACAATTCCTCGACGCGCctgaccattttttttttcaccataaAGGCGTCCTACCTGCCGTG ggtGCTAACCTTGCTCTCCCTAATTGTCGACTACAACTCGAATGATAACTTTTTTGGTATTCTAGTGGGACATAtctacttcttcttcacgAACGTATTCCCCCTCATGCCCGTCGCCAAGAACacgcaaatttttaaaaccccCCAAATTTTGTAa